The sequence below is a genomic window from Methanocellales archaeon.
CATCGACCTTGAATCTTGCTTTTTTCACAAAATATCTCCTTTACAAGTCTGTTTTTGATTTCCGAGATAGCTTTGAAGGCTTTCGATGTCGGGAAATTAACCAAAGCCTCCCCGCCCATCTCAGCCTCCCTGACTTTATAATCGAAGGGAATGATGCCCAAGATGTTATCAAAATTCTCGTTTATAAACTTTTCTTCCTCCTCATCTGCAACCTTATTTCCGATCACGTAAGTTTTTTCCAACCCGATATCCCCTGCCAGATTCATTATTTTTTTAACGACCTCCATCGAGTTGGGCGTCGCTTCAGTCACGGCTATCAATGCATCCGCATATTTTGCAGTTCCCCTGCCCAAATGCTCGACACCCGCTTCCATGTCCACTATCACATCCTGCTCTCCCGAGAGCACCTGCTTTAGAAAGGTTTTTAACATCACGTTGGCCGGGCATGTACAGCCGGAGCCCCCCTTTTTGACGGTCCCCATCAAAATGAACTTTACGCCATCCGGTGCATCCATCCATAACTTCCGGGGCAAGTCGGAAACCTTCGGGTTTAGTTTGAATACCGCTCCATAAACATCCGGGGATGCACCGGTCCTCTCCTCGATTAGGTCTCCCATTTCTGCCAGGGGCACCAATTCCCTAACTTTCCCCTTGTCTATCCCCAGGGTTGAGTGGAGATTCTGGGCAGGGTCTGCGTCTATGGCTATCACGTCAAAGCCATCTCTGGCAAGCATCCTGGCTAAGGTTCCAGCAAAAGTCGTCTTTCCGACTCCTCCTTTTCCAGTGATGCATATTTTCATATCCTTATTTCTCCATTATTAAACGTTATAAATTTTTCCATTAAACTTTACGATTTTCCTCGTTCATGCGCTCCCACTTATTTTGACCAAATGATGTTATAGAATGGTGTAATCATTCGTAACCGAAAGTCATTTATATGGAGTAGTAAATATCTTCATATCGTCAAATAGTAATCTTGTCGCCAAACGGCAATATTGTCGGCAAATGGCAGCTATTTGCATATCAGAGAAGCTGAAAAGCTACGAGATGGAGATTAGGAAAGGGATATGCGATGAAAATTGGGAAAGGGACGATACTGGCAATGCTGTTGGTATGCATTGCAATGGTGATTTTAGTGATGCCCGTTCAGGCATATACGACGGAAGTGCACGTGGTAAAGTATGCCTCGGATGAAACGACTATACTGAACGAGACGAATGTGACCTATCAGTGGATGAGAGACAACCTGCCCATCATGGACGAAGGGAACCTTTACGGTACTACTTACACGCACCACTACTTCCAGGGCCCCACCTTTGATCTGGGAAATCTCTGGGATCCGCCAGAGAGTGTCAACGTGGATAGCAGGGATTACGGAGCTGTTGCCGGGACGGATGTCAAGGACCTGTGCGAGTTAGTGGGGGGCATGTCTCCCGGCGATAGGGTGAAGATCAAGTCACCTGACGGCTTCTACAAGTGGTTCGACTACGCCGTCGCCTACAACGACCACGGCAACGAAACGCTGGACAGCAGACAGGGACCGATGGTCCTCGCCTGGTATAACGGCGAGGAATCAATCACAGGTGAGCACCAAGGCGTGGGCTATCCCGATACAGGCTATACTGTGGGCATGAGGCTCCACTTCTTCGCTGATACTAGTACGAATCCCTGGGGTTATCATGCATTCGGTCTTTGGGACATGCACGAGTGCATGGATGAACAATACTGGCATTACTATTACGACGGCACCTTATGGCCGTCCTCAAGTGGCCTCTCGGTGAAATGGGTCGGCTCTATTTTGATCTACAGCAATGAGTCGCCCCAAGGTCTCCTAGGCGATGTTAACAATGATGGCGTGGTGAACGTGCTCGATGCGACCAAGGTGAAGAACCGTGCCGGCAACCCCTTCTATCCCCTGGATGACGAATGGGCCGCAGATGTCAACAGCGACGGCATCATAAACGTGCTCGATGCGACGAAGGTGAAGAACCGTGCCGCAGATCCGAACTATCCTTGGTAATGGGCGGGTAACAAAAAATGAAATGAGAAAAAACAGCATAACAGCGATTTTACCACCCTAAAAATCTAAATATTCCCAGTTGATTATGGGAAGGAAAAACCCTTAAACTGGTTATTTAACGGCACAATCATTCATGACCGAAAATCATTTATATTGAATGGTGTCTATCTGCATGTCGGAAGTGAAGAAGCTAATGAAAAGCGACGCGATGAAGATTAGAAAAAGGACGATAATGGCAATGCTGTTGGTATGCATTGCAATAATGGCTTTCGTGATGCCTGTATCAGCCACGACAGAGGTGCACGTGGTAAAGTATGCTTCTGATGGAACAACAATACTGAACGAGACGACGGTGAGTTATCAGTGGATGGAAGCAAATTTACCGATTTATGGTGACGGGGTAACCCATTATTTTCATCAGGGTCCAATCTTCGAGGATGAGTGGAAAGAAGTGCACCCCGACGAGACGTGGAATCTTGAAGAGGACAAGTGGAACCCAGAAGAGGACGTCAACACAGTGGGAAAGGATATGGGGGCTGTGAAAGGAACTAATGTT
It includes:
- a CDS encoding dockerin type I repeat-containing protein, with the translated sequence MKIGKGTILAMLLVCIAMVILVMPVQAYTTEVHVVKYASDETTILNETNVTYQWMRDNLPIMDEGNLYGTTYTHHYFQGPTFDLGNLWDPPESVNVDSRDYGAVAGTDVKDLCELVGGMSPGDRVKIKSPDGFYKWFDYAVAYNDHGNETLDSRQGPMVLAWYNGEESITGEHQGVGYPDTGYTVGMRLHFFADTSTNPWGYHAFGLWDMHECMDEQYWHYYYDGTLWPSSSGLSVKWVGSILIYSNESPQGLLGDVNNDGVVNVLDATKVKNRAGNPFYPLDDEWAADVNSDGIINVLDATKVKNRAADPNYPW
- a CDS encoding AAA family ATPase gives rise to the protein MKICITGKGGVGKTTFAGTLARMLARDGFDVIAIDADPAQNLHSTLGIDKGKVRELVPLAEMGDLIEERTGASPDVYGAVFKLNPKVSDLPRKLWMDAPDGVKFILMGTVKKGGSGCTCPANVMLKTFLKQVLSGEQDVIVDMEAGVEHLGRGTAKYADALIAVTEATPNSMEVVKKIMNLAGDIGLEKTYVIGNKVADEEEEKFINENFDNILGIIPFDYKVREAEMGGEALVNFPTSKAFKAISEIKNRLVKEIFCEKSKIQGR